CGCACATGCCCACGCCGCCGATACCGACGAAGTGGATACGACGGATGCGGCGCATTTCCGGCTGCGGCATGGCTTTCTGATTCTCAACCATGGGCCACCTCCAGGCAGATATCGACCACGGTGCGGGTTGCATCAGGTTTGGCCAGGCGGCTTGCGGTGCTCGCCATGCTATTGAGTCGTTCCGGTTGCATCAAAACCTCGGTCAGGCGTGCGGCCAAATCGGCGGCGCCAGTCGTTCTTTGCGGCAGCAGGAAGGCAGCGCCCTCCCCGGCCAAATATTCGGCGTTGCGGGTCTGGTGGTCGTCGATGGCATGGGGCAAGGGCACCAGCAAGGACGGCAGACCGGCAGCAGCCAGTTCACTGATGGTCAGCGCGCCAGCGCGACAGACCACCAGGTCGGCCCAGCCATAGGCGTGGGCCATGTCTTTGATGAAGGGCTGTACGTTCGCCTCCACACCGGCCTCGCGATAGCGCGAGGCGGTGACTTCACCGTGATGTTTGCCGGCCTGATGGAAGACTTCCGGACGCAACTCCACAGGGAGCTGCGCCAGTGCCTGCGGCAGCAATGTGTTCAGCGGCTCCGCGCCCAGGCTCCCGCCCATGACCAGCAGGTGCGCCTTGCGCCCGACCAATGCCTGGCGAGCGATATCCATAAACAGTTCAGTGCGCACCGGGTTGCCGGTGGTGCGCAGTTTGTCCGAGGCGCCAAATGTCTTCGGAAAGGCCTCGCACACCCGTGCAGCCAGGGGCACCAACAGGCGGTTGGCGGTCCCGGCAACGGCGTTCTGTTCGTGCACGATCACCGGTACACCGGCGAGCTTGGCGGCGACACCACCGGGACCTGTCACGTAACCACCAAAGCCGAGTACACACACCGGCTTCAATTCACGAATGATTCGACGTGCCTGCCACACTGCCTTGAACAACACGAACGGCGCCTTGAGCAGGGACAATTTGCCCTTGCCACGCAGGCCGGCGACGTTGATCAAATGCAACGGCAGGCCGGCATTGGGCACCAGCTCGTTTTCGATCCCGCGCGGCGTGCCCAGCCAGTGCACGCTGTAGCCACGGGCCTGGAACTCCCGCGCACACGCCAGGGCCGGGAACACGTGGCCCCCGGTGCCGCCGGCCATGATCAGCACGTTAGCGCCCATGGGTCGGCTCCTCGGCGAAGTCGCTTTCGCTGAACTCCATGTCTTCGCTGCCCAAGTGGGTTCGACTCTCCCACTCGATGCGCAGCAACAAGCCCAGGCAAGCACAGCAAATCACCAACGAACTGCCGCCATAACTGAGGAATGGCAAGGTCAGGCCCTTGGTCGGCAGCAGGCCGACGTTCACGCCGATGTTGATCAGGAACTGGCCGATCCACAGGAACGACAAGCCGTACGCCACATATGCGGCGAAATACTGTTTGGCCCGCTCGGCCCACAGGCCGATGTACATGCCGCGTACGCACACGAACACGAACAGCGCGACGGTGAGCAGCGAACCGACCACGCCGAGCTCTTCGGCGAGTACAGAGAACACGAAGTCGGTGTGGGCTTCGGGCAAGTAGAACTGCTTCTGCACGCTGTTGCCCAAGCCGACGCCGAGCCATTCGCCGCGACCGAAAGCGATCAACGCCTGGGTCAACTGGTAACCGGAACCGAATTGATCGGACCAGGGGTCGGTAAAGGTGATCAGACGCGCCATCCGATAGGGCTGCGCGAGGACCAGAAGGTAGACGGCAACCACGGCCAGCACCACCATCAAGGTGAAACGGAACAAGCCCACGCCACCGAGGAACAGCATCGCCGCCGCCGCGCCCATCATCACCACCGTGGCACCAAAGTCGGGCTCCATCAGCAACAGGCCAGCCATGGGCAGCAGCACGATGAACGGCTTGAAGAAGCCCATCCAGCTTTCGCGCACTTCTTTCTGACGCCGTACCAGGTAGCCGGCGAGGTAGATCACCACGAACACCTTGGCGATTTCCGACGGCTGCACGTTGAACGCACCAAAGCCGATCCAGCGCATCGAACCGTTCACCTCGCGGCCGATGCCGGGCAGGATCACCATGACCAGCAAGCCGAACGCGACGATCAGCATCATCCAACCCAGGCGCTGCCAGGTGGCGATGGGGATCATCATGGTGACGATGCACGCGCCCAGGCCGATCACCAGGTACACCAGGTGGCGGATCATCATGTACAGGGTGTTGCCCGATTGCACGGCGGCCACTTCGGAGGACGCGGACGTGATCATCACCAGGCCCAGGCCCAGCAACGCCAGGCAACCGGCGAGCATCGGGAAATCCAAGTCGATACCGCGCCCGGTAATGATCGGCGACGGGTACGGCTTGATGATGTTTCTGAAGTCGATACTCATGCCAAGGCCTCCACAGCGCGGGCGAACAGCTGGCCGCGCTCTTCGTAGTGCTTGAACATGTCGAAACTGGCGCACGCCGGCGACAGCAGCACCGCATCGCCCGGCTGGGCCAGGGCTTTGCACTGGGCGATGGCGTCATCCAGGGAATTGGCGCGTACTTGCGGCACGGCGTCACCCAGGGCGGCGGCGATCAGGTCGGCGTCGCGGCCCATCAACACCACGGCGCGGCAATGCGCAGCCACCGGGCCTTTAAGGTCCTTGAAGTCGGCGCCCTTGCCATCGCCACCTGCGATCAGCACCAGCTTGCCGTCGATATCGGCGCCCAGGCCTTCGATCGCAGCCAGGGCCGCACCGACGTTGGTGGCCTTGGAATCGTTGTAATAGCTGACCCCGTTCAGGTCACGGACCCATTGGCAGCGATGTTCCAGACCGCCGAAGGTTCGCAGCGCCGACAGCATTGCGTCGAACGGCAAGCCAACCGCATGGCCGAGCGCCAACGCCGCCAGGGCGTTCGACTGGTTATGCGCGCCACGGATTTTCAGCTCGCGCACCGGCATCAGGTTCTGGAATTCGAAGGCCAGGTATTTCTCGCCATTCTCTTCGCGAATGCCGAACGCTTTGAAGTCGGGCTTGCTCAGGCCGAAGGTCCAGCACGGCATGCCCTCGCCGATCAGTGGACGGCTCAGGGCATCCTGGCGGTTGACCACAAATTGCCTGGCACCGCGGAAGATCCGGTGCTTGGCCAAGTGATAGGCCGGCAGGCCGCTGTAGCGGTCCATGTGGTCTTCACTGACATTCAATACGGTTGCCACTTCGGCACCGAGGTCGTGAGTGGTTTCCAGCTGGAAGCTCGACAACTCCATCACGTACAGCTCTACGTCGTCGCTGAGCAGGTCCAGTGCGGGCATCCCGAGATTGCCGCCCACCGCCACACGCTTGCCGGCAGCCATCGCCATTTCGCCGACCAGGGTGGTCACGGTGCTTTTTGCGTTGGAACCGCTGATCGCCACGATTGGCGCCTTGGCGTTACGTGCAAACAGGTCGATATCGCCGGACAGCTTCACGCCACGCGCCGCTGCGGCTTGCAGGGCCGGTGTCGCCAGGGCCAGGCCCGGGCTCACGTAGAGCTCATCGGCGCGGCACAGAAACTCGACATCCAGCTCGCCACAACGCACTTCCACGTGCGGGTAGTCACGGCGCAGCGTGACCAGCTCCGGTGGATTTTCCCGCGTATCGGCCACGGCAAACGACGTGCCCCGGTTCGCCAGGAAGCGAACCAGGGACATGCCGCTCTTGCCGAGGCCGACAACGATGCGGAAGTGGTCTGAAGCGATCAGGGACACTCGTTTCTACCTCAGTTTCAGGGTGGCAAGGCCGACCAGTACCAGAATCACGGTGATGATCCAGAAACGGACAATCACACGCGGCTCGGGCCAGCCCTTGAGTTCAAAGTGGTGGTGAATCGGCGCCATACGGAACACACGGCGCCCGGTCAATTTGAAGGAGGCCACCTGGATCACCACCGACAGGGTTTCCATCACGAACACGCCGCCCATGATGAACAGCACGATTTCCTGGCGAACGATCACCGCGATGGTGCCCAGCGCCGCGCCCAGCGCCAGCGCGCCGACGTCGCCCATGAAGACTTGGGCCGGATAGGTGTTGAACCACAGGAACCCCAGGCCGGCACCGATCAGCGCGCCGCAGAACACGATCAGCTCGCCCGCGCCCGGTACGTACGGAATCAGCAGGTATTCAGCGAATTTCACGTTGCCCGACAGGTAGCAGAAGATGCCCAGCGCGCCGCCCACCATCACCGTCGGCATGATCGCCAGGCCGTCGAGGCCGTCGGTCAGGTTCACCGCGTTACTGGAGCCGACGATCACAAAATAGGTCAGCACCACGAAGCCGATGCCCAGTGGAATGCTGGCGTCCTTGAGCATCGGGATGATCAAGGTGGTTTCGACTGCGCTGGGTGCCGTCATGAACAGGAAAATCGCCGCGCCGAGGCCGAACACCGACTGCCAGAAATATTTCCAGCGGCTTGGCAGCCCCTTGGAGTTCTTCTCGATCACTTTGCGGTAGTCGTCGACCCAACCGATGGCGCCGAACAACAGGGTGACCAGCAACACGGTCCAGACATAGCGGTTGTGCAAGTCAGCCCACAGCAAGGTGCTGATACCGATGGACGACAGGATCAGCGCGCCGCCCATGGTCGGCGTGCCGGATTTGGACAGGTGCGACTGCGGGCCGTCATTGCGAACCGATTGACCAATTTGCAGGTTCTGCAGGGTACGAATCATCCACGGCCCCAGGAACAGCGACAAACACAGCGCGGTCAGCACACCCAGGATCCCGCGCAGGGTCAGGTACTGAAAGACCGCGAAGCCTTTGTGGAACTGTTGCAGATACTCAGCCAGCAGCAGCAGCATTAATGTTTCTCCGTACTTGAGCCACACAAGGCCACGACGACGTTTTCCATCACCGCGCTGCGCGATCCCTTGATCAAAATGGTTGTATGTATGTCGTGTTCAGCCGCCGTCAGCGCCTGGATCAGTTCAGCCTGGGTCGCGAAATGCCGCGCACCGGGGCCGAAGGCATTGACGGCGTGGGCCATGTTCGGGCCGACGGCGTAGAGCGCGTCAGCTTTACCGACGGCGTGGGCGCCAACTTCACGGTGGCCTTGTTCAGCCCAGTCGCCCAGCTCGCCGATGTCACCCAGCACCAGCACCTTGCGCCCGGCGAAGCCGTGCAGCAGGTCAACCGCCGCGTTAACGGAGGACGGGTTGGCGTTGTAAGTGTCATCGATCACGCGCATGCCGTTGGTTGCCAGTTGCGCCACGGTACGGCCCTTGACCGGCTGCACCGCGCCCAGGCCGGTGGCGATGCCGAACAGGGACACGCCCAGGGCGTAGGCCGCAGCGGCGGCGGCCAAGGCATTGGCGACGTTATGGTTGCCCAGCAGGTTCAATTGCACGTGCTCACTGCCTTGCGGGGTGTGCAAGGTAAAGGACGGGCAGCCACGCGCATCGACACTGATATTGGAGGCGTGGAAATCGGCCGCCGCGTTGAGCACGGCGAACGTCAGGACCTTGCGACCGGCGGCGCGGACAAGCCAGGTCTCGAAGGCCTTGTCATCCAGGTTCAATACAGCCGTGCCCGAAGCATCGAGGCCTTCGAGGATTTCGCCCTTGGCCTGGACGATTTTCTCCGGGCCACCGAACTCGCCGACGTGGGCGGTACCGGCATTGTTGATGATCGCAACGTGGGGCTTGGTCAGCGCCACGGTATAGGCAATTTCGCCGATGCGCGACGCGCCCAACTCAATCACGGCCGCCGTGTGTTCCGGGGCCAGCTCGAGCAAGGTCAGCGGCGCGCCGAAATCATTGTTCAGGTTGCCACGGGTGGCGAGTACCGGCCCGCGCGTGCGCAGCACCCCCGCCAGCAGTTCCTTGACCGTGGTCTTGCCGCTGGAGCCGGTGATGGCTGCAACCGGCTTGTCAAAGGCGGCACGGTTCAGCGCACCCAGTTGACCGAGGGCCACACGGGTGTCGGCCACCAGCAATTGCGGCAGCGTGGAGTCCGCCACTTCGCGCTGCACCAGGGCACCTGCGGCACCTTTGGCGGCGACGTCATTGAGGTAGTCATGCCCATCGAAACGCGGCCCGGCCAACGCCACGAAGAGTTGACCCGGCTGGATGGCGCGGCTGTCGATGCTGACGCCGTCGAAGCTGCAATCGCTCGACAATACACGGGCCGAAAGGGCCTGGGTCAGCTCGCTGAATGTCATCGCTTTAAGCATGGGCGACCTCCCAGGCGGCCAAGGCACGTTCAGCCTCGACCAGATCGGAGAACGCATGGCGCTCGCCGTTGATTTCCTGATAGTCCTCGTGGCCTTTACCGGCCAGCACCACCACGTCGTCAGCGCTGGCGCTGGCGATCAACCGGGCGATGGCTGCACCGCGACCGGCGACGAAAGTGGCCTTGGACACGTCGTTGAAGCCTGCACGGATGTCGTCGAAAATCTGGCACGGCTCTTCGCTGCGCGGGTTGTCGTCGGTGACGAGCACGCCGTCTGCCAGGCGCTCGACGATCTCGGCCATCAAGGGGCGCTTGCCGCGATCGCGGTCACCGCCGCAACCGAACAGGCACAGCAACTTGCCCTTGGCGTGTGGACGCAGCGCCACCAGGACTTTTTCCAGCGCATCCGGGGTATGTGCGTAATCGACCACGACCAGCGGCTGTGTGCCGCCACCCAGGCGCTGCATGCGACCGGCCGGGCCTTCGAGCTTGGGCAGGACCTTGAGGATTTCATCCAGCGCGTAATCCAGGCCGAGCAACGCACCGACGGCGGCGAGCACGTTGCTCAGGTTGAAGCGACCGAGCAAGGTGCTGCGCAAATGGTGTTCGCCCTGAGGCGTGACCAAGGTGGCGCGCACGCCCTCGTCATTGAACTGGGCTTCGCGGCAATACAGGTAGGCGCTGGAGTCTTCCAGGCTGTAGGTGATCAGGCGCGACTCGCTTTGCTCGGCAGCCAGTTGGCGACCGAACGCGTCGTCGAGGTTGACCACTCGGCATTTCAGATCATTCCAGGCGAACAGCTTGGCCTTGGCGGCGGCGTACGCCTCCATAGTGCCGTGGTAGTCCAGATGATCGCGGGACAAGTTGGTCATCACCGCCACGTCGAACGCCAGCGCGGTCACGCGGCCCTGGTCCAGACCGTGGGACGACACTTCCATGGCAACCGCCTTGGCGCCGGCTTTCTTCAGGTCGGCCAGGGTCGCTTGCACGGCAATAGGGTTCGGCGTGGTGTGCAGGCCGCTTTGCAGCGCGCCATAGAAGCCCGTGCCCAGAGTGCCGACGATGCCGCAGTGCTGGCCCAGCAGGTCAAGGGCCTGGGCAACCAGTTGGGTCACACTGGTCTTGCCGTTGGTGCCGGTGACGCCGACCAGGTTGAGGTGCCGGCTGGGCTCGCCGTAGAAACGCCCGGCGATGTCAGAAAGCTGCCTGGCCAAGCCTTTGACCGGAATCAGCGGCACGTCGGTGATCGGCAGCACAGTGGCGCCGTCCACTTCATAGGCCACGGCTGCCGCACCACGTTGCAACGCATCCGCGATATGCGCGCGGCCATCGAATTTACCGCCAGGCACGGCCAGGAACAGGTCACCGGCGCGCACATTACGGCTGTCCAGGCTCAGCTCGCGGATCAACAGATCGCGACCGGCGTGGGCGAAAATCTTGTTCAGGCTAAGAGACATCAGCCGCGCCCTCCATTGGCTTTTACTGCAGCGACCGGTGGACCGGCGTTCGCTTGTTGGGTCGGCGGCAGGTTGTCCGGCGTGATGTTCATCAGGCGCAGGGTGCCGGACATCACTTTGCTGAACACCGGCGCCGATACCAGGCCACCGAAGTAGCCCGCTTTACTCGGTTCATCGATCACGACCACAACGGCGTAGCGTGGGTCGCTCATCGGCCCGAAGCCGGCGAACAACGAACGGTAGGAGTTTTCGGCGTAGCCCTTGGTGCCCACCGATGTCTTGCGCGCGGTGCCCGACTTGCCGGCCACGTGATACGCCGGCACCTGGGCACGGAACACGCCGCGCGGTGCTTCGATCACTTGTTGCAACATGCCTTGCATGGTCTTGGCGACGTTCTCCGGGATCACCTGGGTGGCTTGCGGCGCTTCGTCGACGTGGATCAGGCTCAATGGAACCATCCGGCCATTATTCGCCAACACAGAGAAAGCGTGCGCCAGCTGGATCGCGGTCACCGACAGGCCGTAGCCGTAGGAAAGCGTGGCGGTTTCGGCTTTTTTCCAGTCGCGGTAGTTCGGCAGGTTGCCTACGCGCTCACCCGGAAAGTTAAGGCCGGTGGGTTGGCCCAGGCCGATTTTCTGCGCCAGGCGGTAGATGGCCTCGCCGCCAATATCAAAGGCGACCTTGCTCATGCCCACGTTACTGGAGTTGATCAAGATACCTGTCAAATCCAGCACTGGACCTTCGGTGCGCGATACGTCGCGAATGGTATACCTGCCCAACTGCAAGGTACCTGGATACACCTCGACCTTGTCGCTGGGTTTCCAGCGTCCGGTTTCCAGGGCGGCGCTCATGGAGATGGCTTTCATGGTCGAACCCGGCTCGAACACGTCGATCATCGCGCGGTTGCGCATCATCGCCGGTTGCAGGTTGCGGCGGTTGTTCGGGTTGTAGGTCGGCTGGTTGACCATGGCCAGGATCTCGCCGCTCTTCACGTCCATGATCACCAGGCTGCCGGCCTTGGCGCCGTTCTCGATAATCGCGTTACGCAGCTCGCGGTTCGCCAGATATTGCAGGCGCAGGTCAATCGACAACGCCAAGGGCTTACCGGCCTTGGCGTTTTTGGTGACTTGGACATCCTTGATCAGTCTGCCGCGCCGATCCTTGATGACTTGTCGTTTGCCGGGAACCCCGGCGAGCCATTCGTCGTAGGCCAGTTCCACGCCTTCGCGGCCGTGGTCATCGATGTCGGTAAAGCCGACCATGTGCGCGGTGGTTTCACCCGCCGGGTAGAAACGACGAAATTCCTCGATGCCGTAGACACCGGGGACTTTAAGGTCGAGTACTTGCTGGCCTTGTTCAGGCGTGAGCCCACGAACCAGGTAGATGAATTCCTTGTTGGCCTGGGCTTCCAGGCGCTCGGCCAAGGCTTTGGGGTCCTGGCCGAGGGCAGCCGCCAGTTGCGGCCACTTGTCCTTGGCGACCTGGAGTTCCTTGGCATTGGCCCACAGGGTGGTCACCGGGGTACTGACGGCCAGGGGTTCGCCGTTACGGTCGGTGATCAGGCCACGGTGTGCGGGAATCGGGATATGCCGCAGGCTGCGGGCGTCGCCTTGGCCGATCAGGAAGTCGCGGTCGACCACTTGCAGGTCGACGATCCGCCAGACGATGGCGCCCACCATCAGTGCCAGCAAGCCCAGCATCAGACGGAAGCGCCAGGGGTAGAGTGCGCCTTCGAGCTTCATCATGGCGCCACCATGCGAACGTCGGCCGCGCCCGGAATGTGCATTTTCAACTGTTCGGTGGCCAGCACTTCGATACGGCTATGGGCCGTCCAGGTGCTTTGTTCCAGGATCAGCCGGCCCCACTCGGCTTGCGCCTTGTCACGCACACTCAATTCCCCATACAGGGTATTGAGCAATTGCCGGTTGTAGTGCGCGCTGTAGGACACCGCAATCGCGGACACCAGCACGCCAACGTACAGCAGCATCATGAAGAAGCTGCCGCCCGGGAGGGGTTTGGCAAAAAGCTTGCTCACCGCAATTTCTCGGCAACGCGCATGACGGCGCTACGGGAACGTGGGTTGGCCTTGAGTTCGGCTTCGGAAGCGAACTGCGCTTTGCCATGGATTTTGATTTTCGGCACAAAGGCTTCGAAACGTACCGGCAGGTTGCGCGGC
Above is a genomic segment from Pseudomonas azadiae containing:
- the ftsL gene encoding cell division protein FtsL; its protein translation is MSKLFAKPLPGGSFFMMLLYVGVLVSAIAVSYSAHYNRQLLNTLYGELSVRDKAQAEWGRLILEQSTWTAHSRIEVLATEQLKMHIPGAADVRMVAP
- a CDS encoding peptidoglycan D,D-transpeptidase FtsI family protein; the encoded protein is MKLEGALYPWRFRLMLGLLALMVGAIVWRIVDLQVVDRDFLIGQGDARSLRHIPIPAHRGLITDRNGEPLAVSTPVTTLWANAKELQVAKDKWPQLAAALGQDPKALAERLEAQANKEFIYLVRGLTPEQGQQVLDLKVPGVYGIEEFRRFYPAGETTAHMVGFTDIDDHGREGVELAYDEWLAGVPGKRQVIKDRRGRLIKDVQVTKNAKAGKPLALSIDLRLQYLANRELRNAIIENGAKAGSLVIMDVKSGEILAMVNQPTYNPNNRRNLQPAMMRNRAMIDVFEPGSTMKAISMSAALETGRWKPSDKVEVYPGTLQLGRYTIRDVSRTEGPVLDLTGILINSSNVGMSKVAFDIGGEAIYRLAQKIGLGQPTGLNFPGERVGNLPNYRDWKKAETATLSYGYGLSVTAIQLAHAFSVLANNGRMVPLSLIHVDEAPQATQVIPENVAKTMQGMLQQVIEAPRGVFRAQVPAYHVAGKSGTARKTSVGTKGYAENSYRSLFAGFGPMSDPRYAVVVVIDEPSKAGYFGGLVSAPVFSKVMSGTLRLMNITPDNLPPTQQANAGPPVAAVKANGGRG
- a CDS encoding UDP-N-acetylmuramoyl-tripeptide--D-alanyl-D-alanine ligase, with the protein product MLKAMTFSELTQALSARVLSSDCSFDGVSIDSRAIQPGQLFVALAGPRFDGHDYLNDVAAKGAAGALVQREVADSTLPQLLVADTRVALGQLGALNRAAFDKPVAAITGSSGKTTVKELLAGVLRTRGPVLATRGNLNNDFGAPLTLLELAPEHTAAVIELGASRIGEIAYTVALTKPHVAIINNAGTAHVGEFGGPEKIVQAKGEILEGLDASGTAVLNLDDKAFETWLVRAAGRKVLTFAVLNAAADFHASNISVDARGCPSFTLHTPQGSEHVQLNLLGNHNVANALAAAAAAYALGVSLFGIATGLGAVQPVKGRTVAQLATNGMRVIDDTYNANPSSVNAAVDLLHGFAGRKVLVLGDIGELGDWAEQGHREVGAHAVGKADALYAVGPNMAHAVNAFGPGARHFATQAELIQALTAAEHDIHTTILIKGSRSAVMENVVVALCGSSTEKH
- a CDS encoding UDP-N-acetylmuramoyl-L-alanyl-D-glutamate--2,6-diaminopimelate ligase → MSLSLNKIFAHAGRDLLIRELSLDSRNVRAGDLFLAVPGGKFDGRAHIADALQRGAAAVAYEVDGATVLPITDVPLIPVKGLARQLSDIAGRFYGEPSRHLNLVGVTGTNGKTSVTQLVAQALDLLGQHCGIVGTLGTGFYGALQSGLHTTPNPIAVQATLADLKKAGAKAVAMEVSSHGLDQGRVTALAFDVAVMTNLSRDHLDYHGTMEAYAAAKAKLFAWNDLKCRVVNLDDAFGRQLAAEQSESRLITYSLEDSSAYLYCREAQFNDEGVRATLVTPQGEHHLRSTLLGRFNLSNVLAAVGALLGLDYALDEILKVLPKLEGPAGRMQRLGGGTQPLVVVDYAHTPDALEKVLVALRPHAKGKLLCLFGCGGDRDRGKRPLMAEIVERLADGVLVTDDNPRSEEPCQIFDDIRAGFNDVSKATFVAGRGAAIARLIASASADDVVVLAGKGHEDYQEINGERHAFSDLVEAERALAAWEVAHA
- the murG gene encoding undecaprenyldiphospho-muramoylpentapeptide beta-N-acetylglucosaminyltransferase, with product MGANVLIMAGGTGGHVFPALACAREFQARGYSVHWLGTPRGIENELVPNAGLPLHLINVAGLRGKGKLSLLKAPFVLFKAVWQARRIIRELKPVCVLGFGGYVTGPGGVAAKLAGVPVIVHEQNAVAGTANRLLVPLAARVCEAFPKTFGASDKLRTTGNPVRTELFMDIARQALVGRKAHLLVMGGSLGAEPLNTLLPQALAQLPVELRPEVFHQAGKHHGEVTASRYREAGVEANVQPFIKDMAHAYGWADLVVCRAGALTISELAAAGLPSLLVPLPHAIDDHQTRNAEYLAGEGAAFLLPQRTTGAADLAARLTEVLMQPERLNSMASTASRLAKPDATRTVVDICLEVAHG
- the ftsW gene encoding putative lipid II flippase FtsW is translated as MSIDFRNIIKPYPSPIITGRGIDLDFPMLAGCLALLGLGLVMITSASSEVAAVQSGNTLYMMIRHLVYLVIGLGACIVTMMIPIATWQRLGWMMLIVAFGLLVMVILPGIGREVNGSMRWIGFGAFNVQPSEIAKVFVVIYLAGYLVRRQKEVRESWMGFFKPFIVLLPMAGLLLMEPDFGATVVMMGAAAAMLFLGGVGLFRFTLMVVLAVVAVYLLVLAQPYRMARLITFTDPWSDQFGSGYQLTQALIAFGRGEWLGVGLGNSVQKQFYLPEAHTDFVFSVLAEELGVVGSLLTVALFVFVCVRGMYIGLWAERAKQYFAAYVAYGLSFLWIGQFLINIGVNVGLLPTKGLTLPFLSYGGSSLVICCACLGLLLRIEWESRTHLGSEDMEFSESDFAEEPTHGR
- the murD gene encoding UDP-N-acetylmuramoyl-L-alanine--D-glutamate ligase encodes the protein MSLIASDHFRIVVGLGKSGMSLVRFLANRGTSFAVADTRENPPELVTLRRDYPHVEVRCGELDVEFLCRADELYVSPGLALATPALQAAAARGVKLSGDIDLFARNAKAPIVAISGSNAKSTVTTLVGEMAMAAGKRVAVGGNLGMPALDLLSDDVELYVMELSSFQLETTHDLGAEVATVLNVSEDHMDRYSGLPAYHLAKHRIFRGARQFVVNRQDALSRPLIGEGMPCWTFGLSKPDFKAFGIREENGEKYLAFEFQNLMPVRELKIRGAHNQSNALAALALGHAVGLPFDAMLSALRTFGGLEHRCQWVRDLNGVSYYNDSKATNVGAALAAIEGLGADIDGKLVLIAGGDGKGADFKDLKGPVAAHCRAVVLMGRDADLIAAALGDAVPQVRANSLDDAIAQCKALAQPGDAVLLSPACASFDMFKHYEERGQLFARAVEALA
- the mraY gene encoding phospho-N-acetylmuramoyl-pentapeptide-transferase, with translation MLLLLAEYLQQFHKGFAVFQYLTLRGILGVLTALCLSLFLGPWMIRTLQNLQIGQSVRNDGPQSHLSKSGTPTMGGALILSSIGISTLLWADLHNRYVWTVLLVTLLFGAIGWVDDYRKVIEKNSKGLPSRWKYFWQSVFGLGAAIFLFMTAPSAVETTLIIPMLKDASIPLGIGFVVLTYFVIVGSSNAVNLTDGLDGLAIMPTVMVGGALGIFCYLSGNVKFAEYLLIPYVPGAGELIVFCGALIGAGLGFLWFNTYPAQVFMGDVGALALGAALGTIAVIVRQEIVLFIMGGVFVMETLSVVIQVASFKLTGRRVFRMAPIHHHFELKGWPEPRVIVRFWIITVILVLVGLATLKLR